One Polypterus senegalus isolate Bchr_013 chromosome 10, ASM1683550v1, whole genome shotgun sequence DNA segment encodes these proteins:
- the LOC120536224 gene encoding retinal cone rhodopsin-sensitive cGMP 3',5'-cyclic phosphodiesterase subunit gamma-like, whose translation MNANPPAGSALVANAPTEVSATPKRGPPKFKQRQTRQFKSKPPKKGVKGFGDDIPGMEGLGTDITVICPWEAFSHLELHELAQFGIV comes from the exons ATGAATGCCAACCCACCTGCAGGAAGTGCCCTGGTTGCCAATGCCCCAACGGAGGTTTCAGCCACTCCCAAAAGAGGTCCCCCCAAATTCAAGCAAAGGCAAACTCGCCAGTTCAAGAGCAAGCCTCCAAAGAAGGGAGTCAAAGG ATTTGGTGATGACATTCCTGGCATGGAGGGTCTAGGAACAG ACATCACTGTAATCTGTCCCTGGGAGGCGTTCAGCCACTTGGAGCTTCACGAACTCGCTCAATTTGGTATTGTCTAG